The following are encoded in a window of Sminthopsis crassicaudata isolate SCR6 chromosome 3, ASM4859323v1, whole genome shotgun sequence genomic DNA:
- the LOC141563954 gene encoding selenoprotein N-like codes for MRTTTPAPVRWRPSGPPAGRAEAPAMARHRRPGRSPPKPAAPSSSSLWSLALLLALLGVAATATTWGFAGYREAQTRAQREAVLKSLGTEGQFLFASLDTDRDLSISPEEFRPIAEKLREINRD; via the exons ATGCGCACCACCACGCCAGCCCCGGTCCGTTGGCGTCCGTCGGGACCTCCCGCAGGCCGAGCAGAAGCCCCCGCCATGGCGCGGCACCGGCGCCCGGGCCGCAGCCCCCCAAAGCCCGCGGCTCCCTCCTCCAGCTCCCTCTGGAGCCTGGCGCTGCTCCTGGCCCTCCTCGGGGTCGCTGCCACTGCTACCACTTGGGGCTTTGCGGGCTACCGAGAGGCTCAGACTAGGGCGCAGCGG GAGGCCGTGCTGAAGTCTCTGGGGACAGAAGGCCAATTCCTGTTCGCCTCTCTGGACACTGACAGGGACTTGTCCATCAGCCCCGAGGAGTTCAGACCCATTGctgagaaactgagggaaatcaACAGAGACTAG